The DNA segment CGCGACCGCCGCTCGCGGTGCCTTCGCGTGCGGCTCCGGCTGGGGAGTGTCGGCCGTGGTCCGGGGAGTCGCGGCGACGTCCTGCCCGCCCCCGTCCTCCCTGCGAACGCCGATGGTGAGGACCAGCGTCAGCCCGGTGGCCACGACAAGCAAGGTGAGCGCGAGCCTGCCCAGCAGGGGACGCGGCAGATCGATCACCCGGTCAGGTTACGTGGTTATGCGGGCCAAAACCTGCGCCACCCGTCGGCATCGAGGCCGGTCGGATCGAATCCGGCTGCCTTCGCCGCCGCCTCCGCCGTCCTGACCCGCTCGGCGAACTCGCGAGCGACAGCCCGCAAAGCCACCTCAGGATCGACCCCGGCCCTGCGCGCGGCGGCCGCGATCCGGAACAGCTTCGCGCCCTCGTCACCGCCGGAGGGGAACAGATCGAACGGCAGCCCGACCCTTCCCGTCCGCTGACCGAGCTTTCCGGCGAGCGCGGCGGCGGGCTGACCGGCCGCAACACCATCCACAATGGACTCGCGGCGTTTCTCGGTCTGTTTCAGCTCTTCCCACCGCTGCTGCTGGTGCTCGACGGTGTTGACCCGCTCGCCCTTCGCGAAGACGTGCGGATGCCTGCCGACCAGCTTCGTCACCAGGTCGTCGGCCACGTCGTCAATGTCGAACGGTGCCTCGTCCTCGGCCGCGACCCTGGCGTGGAAGAGGACCTGTAGCAATACGTCGCCCAGTTCCTCCCTCATCGCCGCGCGATCGCCGTCCTCGATGGCATCGAGCAGTTCGAAGGTTTCCTCGACAAGGTACTGACGCAGCGACGTGTGCGTCTGCACCGCGTCCCAGGGGCAACCGCCAGGCGAACGCAGCCTGTCCATCACGTCGGCCGCTTTCACGAGCGGTGGAACCGGTGCGCTCAGCACGACCGCACCGCTCGTGACGAGCGCCGCCGCGCACTCGTCGGTCTCGCTCGCCGCGACGAGAACCACGCCGGGCAAGGCAAGCAGCTCGGCCGGCTCGGGCGCGCGCTTGACGTCGAGCGCGGCGCGGGTTTCCTCGGGAAGGTCGGTGGAGGCGAACACGTACTCCGCCGACCGCAACGCGGATAGCGCCGCGGCGGGGAGAACCGCCGGAAGTGCCCGGGATACGAGCACCACCGTCGCGGAAGACCAGGTCATGGCTGCACGGTACGTGATGGGAACTGGTAGCCGGTGACCTCGTCCTCGTTCGCGACCGGAGCGAGGCTCGCCGCGTCCCACACGCCGTACCGGGGGTTGACCCTCACCCCGAGTTCGTCGGCGATCGGCTGCAACTGCCGCAATCCGGCCCAGTACAGGGTTTCCGGGTTTGCTCCCTGAGCCCGCGACTGCTGTCCCTCTTCCGCGACCGTGCGGTCGGCGACGAGCGCGACAAGCCAGCCGGTCTGCTGCTGGCTCGGCTGAATGACCAGAACGGTTCCCTCCGAGGCACCGAAGACGGCACTTCCCGCGAGTTCGGGCTGCGTCAGCAGCGC comes from the Prauserella marina genome and includes:
- a CDS encoding MazG family protein, whose amino-acid sequence is MTWSSATVVLVSRALPAVLPAAALSALRSAEYVFASTDLPEETRAALDVKRAPEPAELLALPGVVLVAASETDECAAALVTSGAVVLSAPVPPLVKAADVMDRLRSPGGCPWDAVQTHTSLRQYLVEETFELLDAIEDGDRAAMREELGDVLLQVLFHARVAAEDEAPFDIDDVADDLVTKLVGRHPHVFAKGERVNTVEHQQQRWEELKQTEKRRESIVDGVAAGQPAAALAGKLGQRTGRVGLPFDLFPSGGDEGAKLFRIAAAARRAGVDPEVALRAVAREFAERVRTAEAAAKAAGFDPTGLDADGWRRFWPA